In one Nocardia tengchongensis genomic region, the following are encoded:
- the ssb gene encoding single-stranded DNA-binding protein has product MSGETTLTIIGNLTADPIVRFMNETGDAVVNFTVASTPRVFDSKSKQWKDGAALFLRCTQWREAGEHVADSLSKGDRVIVVGKLSQREYTDRDGVKRTVMELVADEVGTSLKYAVARPVRSKNRNGGRPNPKDGNAPGVSDDPFSDFQPSADEVA; this is encoded by the coding sequence ATGTCCGGAGAGACGACTCTCACCATCATTGGCAACCTGACCGCCGACCCGATCGTTCGTTTCATGAATGAAACGGGTGACGCGGTGGTCAACTTCACGGTCGCTTCCACCCCGCGGGTCTTCGATTCGAAGTCCAAGCAGTGGAAGGACGGTGCCGCGTTGTTTCTGCGCTGCACCCAGTGGCGCGAGGCCGGCGAGCACGTCGCTGATTCCCTGTCGAAGGGGGATCGGGTGATCGTGGTCGGGAAGCTGTCCCAGCGCGAATACACCGACCGCGACGGCGTCAAGCGCACCGTCATGGAGTTGGTGGCCGACGAGGTGGGGACGTCGCTGAAATACGCGGTGGCCAGGCCGGTCCGGTCCAAGAACCGCAATGGCGGGCGGCCGAATCCGAAGGACGGGAACGCTCCCGGTGTCAGCGATGACCCGTTCAGCGATTTCCAGCCGAGCGCGGATGAGGTGGCCTGA
- a CDS encoding helix-turn-helix domain-containing protein, whose translation MQIAERSLANSDTQTISAQPFSSARERRRNGKLSWACERPEIGVHLRRRREALGLTQEEVAIAATTTLSSLRKWEAGLRNPSTEGLVAWCRALDLPDWMLRKVISLALNGLDTLRPNTSPHVNDDDLDHLEMFGGPAYYLTFPQLDVIAANTAARQLAPSLAPASPDSDRPTNAVEWIMTKPARELLVNWPSVATRMIHTLRVMGPGMVPQYRLDEIFNACYSHSPREFKRFFAADLRDAATDDNVALVRNPATDTIERYSCRALRPTQPMHQFEQIQLVRSSRPHGAAA comes from the coding sequence GTGCAGATCGCCGAACGCTCGCTCGCGAACAGCGACACCCAAACCATTTCCGCTCAACCGTTCTCCTCAGCACGGGAGCGGCGCAGGAATGGGAAGTTGTCGTGGGCATGTGAACGGCCCGAGATCGGTGTACACCTCCGGCGACGCCGCGAGGCGCTTGGCCTAACGCAGGAAGAGGTCGCGATCGCCGCAACAACGACCCTGTCATCCCTGCGAAAATGGGAGGCTGGCCTCCGCAACCCGAGCACAGAAGGTCTTGTTGCCTGGTGCCGCGCACTCGACCTACCCGACTGGATGCTCCGAAAAGTGATCTCACTGGCACTCAATGGCCTCGACACACTCCGGCCGAACACGTCGCCGCACGTCAACGACGACGACCTCGACCACCTTGAGATGTTCGGCGGCCCCGCCTACTACCTCACCTTCCCGCAACTCGACGTGATCGCCGCCAACACAGCCGCCCGGCAGCTCGCCCCTAGCCTCGCACCAGCCTCCCCGGATTCAGACCGACCCACCAATGCCGTCGAGTGGATCATGACAAAGCCTGCCCGTGAACTCCTCGTCAACTGGCCATCCGTCGCAACTCGAATGATCCACACCCTACGAGTCATGGGACCCGGAATGGTCCCGCAATATCGTCTCGATGAAATCTTCAACGCCTGCTACTCCCATTCGCCACGAGAATTCAAGCGATTCTTCGCCGCCGACCTCAGAGACGCCGCCACGGACGATAACGTGGCTCTCGTCCGAAACCCAGCCACAGACACGATCGAGCGATACAGTTGCCGGGCCCTCCGCCCGACACAGCCGATGCACCAGTTCGAACAGATCCAGCTGGTTCGAAGCAGCCGACCACACGGCGCAGCCGCCTGA